The DNA window GTTTTGATTTTGTGGGGACCACGATGAACGGATATACGGACTATACCGCGGGCGTGGAGCTTCCCAATATTGAGCTGATGGGAAGGCTGGCGAAAGAGTGCGGCAGGCCGGTGATTGCCGAAGGCGGAATCTGGATGCCGGATCAATTGAAGGCGGCGCTTAATCGCGGCGTCTGGGCGGTTGTGATTGGAAGCGCCATCACAAGGCCGCGGGAAATTACACAGCGGTTTGTGTCGGCTATTAAGTAAGAAAGGATGTTAATGCTCAGCAGACGGTACAGGTACTGGACAGATAAAACTGGAAAAGGAGAGAGGGATGGAGAACAAAATAGTGGCGCTGGATATCGGAGGCACATCCATCAAGTCCGGACTCTGGTGCGGCGGTGAACTGACGGAAGTGAGGGAGTGGGACACCAATGCTCAGAATGGCGGCTCCTATGTAATGGAGAGGGTAAAGGAAATCCTACGCGGATACCGGGGATACCGGGCGATCGGAATCAGCACCGCGGGACAGGTGGATTCTAAAAAGGGCCGTATCCTCTATGCCAATGAAAATATTCCGGGCTATACCGGGATGCCGGTACGGGAGATTTTAGAACGTGAATTTGCGGTGCCGGCGGCGGTTGAAAATGACGTGAATGCGGCGGCCCTTGGAGAAGCCAGGTTCGGCGCGGGGATTGGACGCAGTGATTTTCTGTGTATTACATATGGTACCGGAGTGGGAGGCGCGATCGTGATAAATGGGGAGGTATATACGGGAGGCACATTCTCGGCCGGTGAGTTTGGCGGCATCATTGTGCACCCGGAGGATCGGGAGGCGGGCAGCCCCTTCAGCGGCTGTTATGAAAAATACGCCTCCACCACGGCGCTGGTGCGAATGGTGGAGAAGTACGACGGTGATCTGGACAGCGGAAGGAAGATATTTGAGCGTCTTTCCGAGCCGGGAGTCTACGCCCTGGTCGACGTCTGGATCGATGAGATAGTCTATGGCCTTATCACGCTCATCCATATTTTCAATCCCTCCTGTATCATCCTGGGCGGCGGTGTGATGGCCCAGCCGCATGTGATACGCAGAATCCGGGAGAAAACACAGTGTGAGATTATGGACAGTTTCCGCGGTGTGGAACTGCTTCCGGCCGGTCTTGGAAACAGGGCGGGGCTGCTTGGCGCGGCCTGGCTGGCCTCCGGGCTTTGTGAAGAAAAAAACGTCAACCCAACAATTTGGAAATAAAAAAATATTTTTTTATACAAGATTGACGAAAAATATTTTTTGTAGTATGATGAATTTATTATTAATGCACACAGGAATTCTGCCGGAAAGAAATAATCAGGTTACTATTCACAGAACCGCGCTTTACAGCGGGGCTGTGAACAGTAACATAACCAGGGCATTTTTCCTGAAACAGGGGACCAAAAAGTAAAACAGACAAAGGAGAGGAAATATGAGAAATCTGGATAAGTACAGAGGAATCTTTCCAGCATTTTATGCCTGCTATGATGAATCGGGAGAGATTAGTCCCGAGCGGGTGAGGGCGCTGACGGAGTTTTTTATTAAAAAGGGCGTAAAGGGAGTCTATGTCAACGGCTCTTCCGGTGAATGCATCTACCAGAGTGTGGAGGACCGGAAAACCGTTCTGGAGAATGTAATGGCGGCCGCCCGGGGAAAACTGACCGTCATTGCCCACGTGGCCTGCAACAACACGAAGGACAGCGTGGTCCTGGCAAAACATGCCCAGGAGCAGGGGGTGGACGCCATCGCGGCAATACCGCCGATCTACTTCCGCCTGCCGGAGTATGCCATTGCAAAATATTGGAACGACATGAGCGAGGCCGCTCCCGATACCGATTTTATTATTTATAATATCCCGCAGCTGGCCGGCGTGGCCCTGACTCCGTCCCTGTTTGCGGAGATGAGAAAGAACCCAAGGGTTATTGGAGTGAAGAATTCTTCCATGCCGATACAGGATATCCAAATACTGAAGGCGGCGGCCGGGGATGATTACGTTATCTTTAACGGTCCCGACGAACAGTTTATCGGAGGCCGTTCCATCGGGGCCGACGGCGGGATTGGCGGAACCTATGGCGCGATGCCAGAGCTTTTCTTAAAGCTCAACGAACTTTTTGAGGCGCGCGAGATGGCGGAGGCCTGTCGTCTCCAGTATGTGATTGACGATATCATTGCAAAGCTGTGCAGTGCCCACGGTAATATGTACGGCGTGATAAAAGAGGTGCTCCGCATCAATGAGAAGCTGGATATCGGAGGAGTCAGGCTGCCGCTGGCGCCGCTCACCGAAGCTGACTATGCCGTTGCCGGTGAGGCGGCAAGGATGATTGTGGAAGCTAAGAAGGAATTCTGTTGACAGCGGTTTCATAAATGGGGAAGGGGGAAGGGATGCCATGAGTGAGGCCAAAGTAAAAGGGGCGGGAAAGATATCGAAGGAAGCGCGCTTTGCCTGGCTGATCAACATTCCGCTGATTGTGTATCTGCTGTGCGTCCTGCTCGTGCCGATTATCTGGGGGATTTACATCAGTTTTACCAACAAAACCATAGGCGGCCCGGCCAAATTCATCGGGCTCCGCAACTATGTGCGTCTGTTGACGGATAAAGAATATCTGCATTCCATTGTTAATACGCTGAAATTTACTTTTTTCGCGATTGCACTGAAGGCAGTGCTCGGAACCGCGATGGCTCTGTCCCTCAATATGGAGTTTAAGGGACGCAACATCGTCCGGGCGATCCTGATGATTCCGTGGACGCTGCCCAATATCGTGGCTGTTTACAACTGGAAATGGATTTTCAGCACCAACGGAGGCGTGGCAAATTATCTGATGCGCACGTTCGGCCTGATTGATAAGGATCTCATCTGGTTCGGCTCGGCCGGACTGGCCATGACGGCTATTATTATCAGTAATGTATGGAGGGGGACCCCGTTTTTCGGGATGTCGATTCTGGCGAAGCTGCAGACCATTTCAGGTGATTATTACGAGGCGGCACAAATAGACGGGGCCAATGTGTGGCAGCGTTTTATCTACATAACGCTTCCCGAGATTAAGGAAGTGCTGCTGTTATCGACGCTGATGTCCACGATTTGGACTCTGAATGAATTTGAGAGCGTATGGCTGATGACGGGAGGCGGGCCAAACGGAAGCACCCAGGTCATGAACGTATACAGCTACAAGACGGCCATGATGCAGATGATGCTGGGACGCGGTGTGGCGGTGGCCGTTATTGCAATGCCGTTCCTGTTTTTGATTATCAATTGTATCGCGAAGATGATGCTGCCGGATGAGAATGCCGGGAAGCGGAAGAGACGGGAAAAGGGGTGAGACGATGAAAAGTAACAAAATGCTGAGAGTGCTTAATTATCTGTTTGTAGCCCTGATGTTGATTGTCGCGCTGTTTCCCATCTACTGGATGCTCAACACGTCTCTTAAATCCCAGGGGGAAATATATGCGAAGATTCCAACCATGTACCCTCACAAGTTCAGCCTGGAGGCATACCGCTATCTGCTGACGGAGACCTCATTTGTAAGCGGTTTAAAGAACAGCCTGATTATTGCGGTGTTTGTATCTGCCTTCTCCATCCTGGTGGCTTACCCGGCCGCCTATGCGATTGCGCGGATTAAATTTAAGGGCCGCAGGATGTACTCGAAGACGGTCCTGTTTACCTATCTGCTTCCGACCTGCGTGCTGTACATCCCTCTCTATATGTTTGTATCGACGCTGAAGCTGAGCAACAGTATTTACGGGCTGATGCTGATTTATCCCACCTTTACCCTGCCCTATGTGGCATGGATTCTGATACCGCATATTGCTTCGGTTCCGGTGGAGTTAGAGGAGGCGGCCAGGGTGGACGGTTGTTCCAGGATTGGAACGATGTACCGGATTGTGTTCCCTCTGGCGCTGCCAGGCATTGTCTCTACCACAATCTTTGCCTTTGCCATGTGCTGGGGTGAATACCTGTATGCACTTGTCAATGTGAGCAGCAAGGAGGTGCAGACCTTCCCGCTGATTCTGTCGGCCATTATCTATGGGGATATGCCGGCGTGGAACCAGCTGATGGCCGGAGCGATGGCCGCATGCATCCCGATTCTCTGCATTTATATCTTATCAAACAGCGCGCTTGTCGGAGGAAAGACGGCGGGCGGTGTGAAACAATAAAAGGAGGAAAATTATTATGAAGAAAAACAGACGTTTCTGGAAAAGGGCCGCCGGCATTACGTTGTGTGCGGCAATGGGTATTTCCCTGACCGCATGTTCCGGCAAGGCAGGGGATGCGACGGACGCAGCCGCCCCGGCGGGAGAGAGCACAAAAGCGGAGGCAGGCAAGGAGGCTGAGGCAAAGGAACTGACGATCTGGGTGGAGAAGCTGTTCAGTGATGAGGTGAATAAGGCAACTGAGGAGAGGGTGCAGCAGTTTGCGGCGGAGAGCGGAATCAAAGTAAACTGTGAGGTTATAAACTCCACGGACTTTATACCAAAACTGAACGCGGCCATTGAGGGCGGAAATGCACCGGATGTGACCTACACCGATACCACCAGGACGATGAACTATTATCCGAATATTCCCTACACCGACGTGTCGGAGCTGGTGAATGAGCTGAACGAGGAGCGCGGCTATTTTGATTCCGCCTACGCCAGCACCCAGATCGACGGGGTCCATTATTACGTGCCGTACAGCAGTTCCGCGGTCATCATGTATGTGCGCAAGGATGTCCTGGAGGAAAAGGGAATTACCGAGATGCCGAAGACCTGGGATGAGGTAGTGGAAGTAGCAAAAAAGGTGACGGATCAGGACAACAATTTCTATGGGCTGGCCATGGGCTGTGGAGACACCGATGACGATGATGAGAATGAATGGCGTCAGTGGCAGTGGAACGAAGGCGCCTATATGTTTGACAAAGACGGCAATATCACGATCAAAGACGGCAATAAATGGGCGGACAGGCTGGATATGATCGGGCAGCTCTACAAAGACGGCGTGATTCCGGCGGACAGCACGACCTGGGATGCGGGCGGCAACAATTCGGCCTATATCCAGGGCAGGGCGGCTATCTGCATCAACGGACCGTCCCTCTATGTTGCGCTTCGTGACAACGAGGAAAATAAAGAAATTTTTGATAACACGGCTTTTGTATCTGCTCCGGTCGGCTCGGAGAACGGAATCTACATGAGCTTCCCGAGAGGCTACGGCATCACAAAGACTTCCAAATACCCGGACGAGGCGGCTGAGTTGATTAAATATCTGCTGGATCCCGAATGGTACGGCCAGTGCTTCGAGACGACGGCTCCATTCCTGGCCCCTGTATTTGAAGATACGGCAAAAGCAGATGTATGGCAGGATGAAGTGAATGCCCTGATCGTGGATTATGCGCGCAATGCCGGAGGTTATTACGGCTATCCGGTTGATACGCTGGAAGGACGCGCAGTGGCATCCAAGCACTTCTTCAGCTATCCGGCCTGCAAGATGGTAAACCAGGTAATGACGGGTTCGGCTACGGGAGAGGAAGCGGTCGATATGGCCGTCCGGGCGATTGAGGACATTCAGGACGTAATGCAGTAGGCAGGGAAAGGTGACGGTATGAAACAGACAATCTGGATTAACGTGGATCCGGTAAAAGTGGATTTGTCCTATCTGGAAAAGCAGTTTTCAGGAAAATATAATTTTGTGGCAAAGGCAATTCCGGGAAACCGGCCGGATCTCGTGAGAGAGCAGGCGCTCATGTCGGACGTGGTGATCAGCACGCTGGAAAAATGGGATGAGGCGCTCCTGGCGGAGGCCGAGGGAAAGGTGAAATTCATCCAGAAATATGGGATGGGGCTCGACAATATCGACCTTGCGGCTGCAGCCGGACATCACATCCCGGTGGCCAATATCATCGGGGCAAACTCAGCCTCGGTGGCGGAGGTGGCGCTCTTACATATCCTGAACGCAGGCCGGAAATTCACCCCCTGTGTCGGCGGCGTAAAGGCCCGTATATGGCCCTCTACCATTACTGGGACAGAGCTGGACGGTAAAACCGTGGGCCTTCTGGGATTCGGCAATATTGCGCGGAACCTGGCCCGTATGCTGTCGGGTTTCCGGGTGCAGATTCTGACCTATGATCCCTATATAAAAGAGGAACAGCTTCCTGCAGGGGTGCGGTCTGCCGGTTCCAGGGAGGAATTATTTGAACAAAGCGACATTGTGAGCCTGCATATCCCAAGCACGCCGGAGACGGCGGGCAGCATCAACCGGGAATGCTTTGACAGGATGAAGATGGGCGCATACCTGATCAACACCTGCCGCGGCAGCGTGATGAATGAGGCGGATCTGGTCGAAGCGCTGAAGAACGGCCGGATTGGGGCAGCGGGTCTCGATGTGCTGTGCGATGAGCCGCCGATGGAGGATAATCCGCTCCTGGACATGGAAAATGTATTTATCACTTCCCACATGGGCGCGGAGACGGCGGAGGGGGGACTGCGGTCCCAGACCATCATGGCGGAGACAATCGAAGCGTTTCTGGAGAAGGGGGAACTGTCACAGTATGTGAGAAATAAAGAGCTGCTGGACAATTTTTAAGCAGGCTTCTGGAAAATCAGGGAAATAGCATCGGCCGGAGGGCTGCCATGAAATGAGAGACTTCATTTTGCGGCAGTCCTATAGCCGTATAGGAGACCGCTATTGGCGGTGGAGGAATTATATGGATGTTACATTGTATCAGGTTGCCGCTGAAAATGGGAAGGTCAGGGTAAGTCTGCCCGAAAACTGGCATACGGAGTATTACGGAATGCCGGGGGATACGATGCCAGCCCTGACGCTGGAGCAGATTAGAAACCGGATTAACCATCCGTCCGGGGGAATGAAAACAATCCGTGAACTGGCCCGGGGGCGGAAGAACGCAGTCATTATATTTGACGATGCCAGCCGCGGGACAAAGCTTAAAGAGATCGCGGAATTTGTGGTGGAGGAGCTTCTGGCGGCAGGAATCCGGGAGGACAATATCGAATTCCTCTGCGCCCTTGGAAATCATGGGGCCATGACGAGAAGCCAGTTTGTCAGAAAGCTGGGGGAAAATATAGTCGGCCGGTTCTGCGTATTTAACCATAACCCATACGAAAATAATGTGCTGCTCGGTTATACACCGGAGGGCGTTCCGGTGGAAATTAACCGCGAGTTTGCAGAGAGTGACGTAAGAATTGGAATAGGGGCTATTACCCCGCACCCGCTCAATGGATTTGGGGGCGGGGGAAAACTTCTGTTTCCGGGAATTGCTTCCATCGCCACGACCACAGGAAACCATACGAAAAGCAAGTATGGGTGGATGGGGCAGCAGAGTTCCCCTGTTATGAGGACGGAGATCGAAGATATGACCCGGATGGCGGGAGAGTTTTTTAAGATAGATGTGATTTATAATGCAAGGCTGGATATCATCGGACTGTTTGCGGGAGATCCGATAGCGGAATATTATGAGGGGATTCAGGCGGCGGCTGTGACTTATCGAAGCCGGATTCCGGATAAAAAGGATGTGATCGTGGCAAATGCCAATGCGAAGGTCAACGAGGCGGATCTGGCTATTCTGAATGCGGCCGCGTACCTGAAAGAAACGGGGGGAGATATTGTACTCGTCAATTATTGTCCGGACGGGCAGGTGGTGCACTATTTTTCAGGTCCCTTCGGCAGAAAGGCCTTCGGAAGACAGTGGGGCCCGATGGGGGACGAAGTGGCCCATGTGCGCCGCATTATCTGCCTGAGCCCCTATCCCGATCAATATTCGACTCTGCGCTTCGGCGATGTGGACGGAAAGAAACGCGTGGTGTGGGTAAAGACGTGGGAGGAGGCGATGGAGCTTCTGAGAAAAGACCACGGAGAGGGGACGGAGGCCGGGATTTTTTCCGACGGGACGATACAGTATTTTGCATAGGTGAAATGATATCGGACCGCTTTCGTGCATCATATACAGCATCGGAAATCCCGGATTACACACGACGATAGAGACATACCTTCTTTACAAAACTAATATAATTAGTTATAATACTATTATCAATAGTTTTTGGAGGCATATTATGGCTAGAGCGGGTCTTGATAAAAGCGCCGTGATTGAAAAAGCAGCCCAGTTAGCAAACAGCATGGGGTTTGAAGCAGTGACATTAAAGAGACTGGCGGACAGCTTACATGTAAAGCCTCCGTCCCTTTACAATCACATTAAGGGGCTTGACGATCTGCAAAATGAACTGATGCTCTATGGCTGGCGGAACATGGAAGAACGGATGCTGGAGGCTGCGGCGGGGGTCAGCGGGTATGCCGCGTGGGAAGCGATATGCAGGGCATTCTATCGGTATGCGACGGAAAACCCCGGCGTGTTCAGCGCCATGCTTTGGTATAACAAATACCAGAACGATGAAGCAGGGAGAGTTACGGACGGGCTGTTTTTAATCTGCTCGAAAATCACAGCCTCATTAAACATTTCAGAAGAGAACTGTGATCATCTGATCCGTACTTTCCGGGCGTTTTTGGAAGGCTTTTCCTTATTAGTAAATAACCATGCGTTTGGCCATGTTTTGCCGGTGGAGGATAGCTTCAACCTCTCATTGAAGGTATTGATTGCAGGTATGAAGGAGCTGGAGGAGTAGATTTAAATTTAACGTCAGGAGAATGAGAAATGAATCAGGTATATAGTGAAATCAGTTTGAAGACAGTGGAGAAATTCAGGCTTGCCAGATATGTCGTAATCAGCCCGAATCCCGAAACAGATGCAATGGAATATATGGAGCGTTGGGCAAAAAACAGCGGGCTGCTTGATACTCCCGGCTATACCCTAAAAAGGATTGGTTGGGATTTTCCCTTTGTCTCTGAAGAACAGAAGGAAAGATTTGGACTGCATGGATATGTGGCGGCGTATGTCATTCCAGAGGATTTTGTTCCTTCCTGCGGGGGAGCAGAACTAGCTGTCCAAGACACGGATCACTATGCGGTGATCACTATTACGGCCCCCTTCTCGGCGCCCTGGGAGAAGATCCCCGGCGCTTACGGAAAAATTTTTGAATATGTAAACGCACGCCATATGGCAGCGCAAAGTTATGAGAACCGCATCTGTATGGAGGAGACCTATGTAAGAGAGGGTGTCACTTATATGGACGTTTACGTTCCGGTTGATATGCAATAGCATCCCTTTTCGATGGGATAACCCGATAACCCGTTTTATCTGTTCAACTTCAGCTATATTGTTTTAACAGCTTGTTTTGACTTATTAAAAAAGAGTGAGTATACATCAGTTTGTATGACTCACCCTTTTTTATTGAGCGGCAATGAAAAGTTCGCGAAGCGTGCTTTTCGTTGTTATCTTAATTTATTGAGATTGATTTTGCAGCAGCCTCTTTGCAATACGGATTTATACCGGTTTTATACGTTAAAACGGAAGAGAACCACGTCACCGTCTTTTACCACATACTCCTTGCCTTCCATCCGAACCAGCCCTTTTTCCTTGGCGGCCGTGTAGGTGCCGCAGTCCAGCAGATCCTGATAGTTGACAACCTCTGCCTTGATAAAGCCGCGTTCAAAATCGGAATGGATTTTACCGGCTGCCTGAGGCGCTTTGGTGCCGACCTTAATGGTCCAGGCGCGTGTTTCCTGAGGTCCTGCCGTCAGGTAGCTGATCAGGCCGAGAAGGCGGTAGCTGGCGGCGATCAGTTTCTCCAGGCCGGATTCCGTAAGGCCCAGATCCTCTAAGAACATCTTCTTTTCTTCCTCATCCAGTTCTGCGATCTCCTGCTCAATCTGTGCGCAGATGACAAAGGCCTCGCTGCCTGTTTCGGAAGCAAATTTGCGTACGGCGGCTACATATTCATTATTTGCCCCGTCGTCGGACAGATCGTCTTCACAGACGTTTGCCGCAAAAATCACCGGTTTCCAGGTAAGCAGGTTTAAAGAATTAATAAATTCAAGCTCGTCCTCATCCTCAGTTTCAAAACTTCTTGCCAGTTTGCCGTCTTCCAGATGAGCATAGAGCGCTTTTAACGTTTCTAATTCCTTTGCAAGGGCTTTATTGCCCATCAGGCTCTTATTTGTCTTGGAAATTCTTCTTTCCAGGATTTCCATATCGGAGAAAATCAGTTCCAGGTTGATTGTCTCGATGTCGCGGAGCGGGTCGACGCTGCCGTCCACATGGATAACATTGGGATCCTCAAAGCAGCGCACTACGTGTACGATGGCATCCACCTCACGGATATTGGAGAGGAACTGGTTGCCGAGGCCCTCGCCCTTGGATGCGCCCTTTACAAGGCCTGCAATATCTACAAATTCGATTACGGCCGGGGTAATCTTTTCAGAATTATAGAGAGCGGAAAGCTTTCCGAGGCGGAAGTCGGGAACCGGTACGATGCCCACGTTGGGGTCGATGGTACAGAACGGATAATTGGCGGATTCTGCGCCGGCTTTTGTCAGGGAATTGAAGAGAGTACTTTTACCTACGTTCGGCAGGCCTACAATACCTAATTTCATAATAAACATCCTTTCTATTATTGAGAAACAGCAAGCTGTTTACAAAGTTCATTTACCGCTGTTTACGCCTGGGCGTACCAGAATAGAATACCATAAAATGGGGGGGAAAGGAAGAGGGAATTTAATTGAGAAAATGTGGGGTGGGGATAGCGGGCGGGGAGTGGGAGGGTGTGAGGGTCTTCAGTCCTGGGGAGGGAGTCGCGAGGGGGAATGCGGGCAGAAAATATTCCTCCGGGGACACGCTCTCGCTTTTGGAATGCGCAGCGGGTGCTAAACTCGTGTAAGACCTCGTTAAGCACCGGCGGATTCCCAGGTCCCCTGCGGAATGTTTTCTCCCGAATTCCCCGGAACTGCGTCGAACGGACTGAAGACCGGGTAGGCTGCGGCCCGCCCGCCATCCGGCATCGCTTGGGACGGATTTTCTCAAGTGCGGAGGGGGAGGGAGTGTGTGGGGGCTTCAGTCCTGGGGAGGGAGTTGTGAGGGGGAATGCGGGCAGAAAATATTCTTCCGGAGCTGCGCTTTCGCTTTTGGAATGCGTAGCTAAAATTCTTTTTTTAGGTATAGTGACAGCGTTATTTTGTATGATAGGGCAAATGAGGCTGTGTACAGTAAAATGAAAACGGTCATCCTGGTGGGGAAGGATGGGAGGCATTATTGTCAACGGTAACAGCGAAAATGCTGAAAACCATACTTCAGTTTTTCTTTTTGCCGATCGGAGCAATCACCAATTTTGGAATAATCTGATACCGGTCATTCCCCTCACAAATGGAATCCCGGAGCGCCTGCCTTACAGCGGCCTCTTCCTTTTGCAGCCGTCTGGAGCAGGCGGCCGTTAGAAATACATTGATGTGGGAACCGGCGTTTACCAGCCTCAGTTCCCTGATGAGAGCCGTTTCCTCGAATTTTTTAATCACCTGTTCTGCGCTGCTGCGTATAGGAACTATGACGGCTTCATCGGTGATGAGCTGCTCGGTCTGGATTGTGGCGTCACAGTCCAGAGAGGAGAAAAGCTCATATGTAATTTCCTGGGCGATCTGTTCCATCTGCGGCTTTTGCCCCATTTGCGGCCTTTGCTCCATCTGCATCCACTGTTCGATTTGTTGTATCTGGCTCATTTGAACCGCCTGCTCCGCTTGGGCCGCCTGTTCCGTGAGCGCCGGGGCTGCTCCGCCGATATGCATGGAAACGGCATAGCGGCCCATTCCGTAGTCATGGATCAGGAGATTACTGATTTTCGATACTTCAGGATGGCGCATGACGCAGGATATGATTGTTTCCTCCAGATTTTTGTCCGGCGCTTCCCCCATCAGCCTCTGCACCACCCCGCACATGGCTTTCAGGCCGGAAAACATGATGAAAAGGGAAACAAGGGTTCCGCACCATTTACTCATTCCATGAGAGGAAAATATACCGGAGCTGTTCCGCGCGGTGCAACAGCCGTCGGATCACAGT is part of the [Clostridium] symbiosum genome and encodes:
- a CDS encoding NAD(P)-dependent oxidoreductase yields the protein MKQTIWINVDPVKVDLSYLEKQFSGKYNFVAKAIPGNRPDLVREQALMSDVVISTLEKWDEALLAEAEGKVKFIQKYGMGLDNIDLAAAAGHHIPVANIIGANSASVAEVALLHILNAGRKFTPCVGGVKARIWPSTITGTELDGKTVGLLGFGNIARNLARMLSGFRVQILTYDPYIKEEQLPAGVRSAGSREELFEQSDIVSLHIPSTPETAGSINRECFDRMKMGAYLINTCRGSVMNEADLVEALKNGRIGAAGLDVLCDEPPMEDNPLLDMENVFITSHMGAETAEGGLRSQTIMAETIEAFLEKGELSQYVRNKELLDNF
- the ychF gene encoding redox-regulated ATPase YchF, which gives rise to MKLGIVGLPNVGKSTLFNSLTKAGAESANYPFCTIDPNVGIVPVPDFRLGKLSALYNSEKITPAVIEFVDIAGLVKGASKGEGLGNQFLSNIREVDAIVHVVRCFEDPNVIHVDGSVDPLRDIETINLELIFSDMEILERRISKTNKSLMGNKALAKELETLKALYAHLEDGKLARSFETEDEDELEFINSLNLLTWKPVIFAANVCEDDLSDDGANNEYVAAVRKFASETGSEAFVICAQIEQEIAELDEEEKKMFLEDLGLTESGLEKLIAASYRLLGLISYLTAGPQETRAWTIKVGTKAPQAAGKIHSDFERGFIKAEVVNYQDLLDCGTYTAAKEKGLVRMEGKEYVVKDGDVVLFRFNV
- a CDS encoding carbohydrate ABC transporter permease yields the protein MKSNKMLRVLNYLFVALMLIVALFPIYWMLNTSLKSQGEIYAKIPTMYPHKFSLEAYRYLLTETSFVSGLKNSLIIAVFVSAFSILVAYPAAYAIARIKFKGRRMYSKTVLFTYLLPTCVLYIPLYMFVSTLKLSNSIYGLMLIYPTFTLPYVAWILIPHIASVPVELEEAARVDGCSRIGTMYRIVFPLALPGIVSTTIFAFAMCWGEYLYALVNVSSKEVQTFPLILSAIIYGDMPAWNQLMAGAMAACIPILCIYILSNSALVGGKTAGGVKQ
- a CDS encoding sugar ABC transporter substrate-binding protein; this translates as MKKNRRFWKRAAGITLCAAMGISLTACSGKAGDATDAAAPAGESTKAEAGKEAEAKELTIWVEKLFSDEVNKATEERVQQFAAESGIKVNCEVINSTDFIPKLNAAIEGGNAPDVTYTDTTRTMNYYPNIPYTDVSELVNELNEERGYFDSAYASTQIDGVHYYVPYSSSAVIMYVRKDVLEEKGITEMPKTWDEVVEVAKKVTDQDNNFYGLAMGCGDTDDDDENEWRQWQWNEGAYMFDKDGNITIKDGNKWADRLDMIGQLYKDGVIPADSTTWDAGGNNSAYIQGRAAICINGPSLYVALRDNEENKEIFDNTAFVSAPVGSENGIYMSFPRGYGITKTSKYPDEAAELIKYLLDPEWYGQCFETTAPFLAPVFEDTAKADVWQDEVNALIVDYARNAGGYYGYPVDTLEGRAVASKHFFSYPACKMVNQVMTGSATGEEAVDMAVRAIEDIQDVMQ
- a CDS encoding dihydrodipicolinate synthase family protein — its product is MRNLDKYRGIFPAFYACYDESGEISPERVRALTEFFIKKGVKGVYVNGSSGECIYQSVEDRKTVLENVMAAARGKLTVIAHVACNNTKDSVVLAKHAQEQGVDAIAAIPPIYFRLPEYAIAKYWNDMSEAAPDTDFIIYNIPQLAGVALTPSLFAEMRKNPRVIGVKNSSMPIQDIQILKAAAGDDYVIFNGPDEQFIGGRSIGADGGIGGTYGAMPELFLKLNELFEAREMAEACRLQYVIDDIIAKLCSAHGNMYGVIKEVLRINEKLDIGGVRLPLAPLTEADYAVAGEAARMIVEAKKEFC
- a CDS encoding WHG domain-containing protein — translated: MARAGLDKSAVIEKAAQLANSMGFEAVTLKRLADSLHVKPPSLYNHIKGLDDLQNELMLYGWRNMEERMLEAAAGVSGYAAWEAICRAFYRYATENPGVFSAMLWYNKYQNDEAGRVTDGLFLICSKITASLNISEENCDHLIRTFRAFLEGFSLLVNNHAFGHVLPVEDSFNLSLKVLIAGMKELEE
- a CDS encoding ROK family protein, with product MENKIVALDIGGTSIKSGLWCGGELTEVREWDTNAQNGGSYVMERVKEILRGYRGYRAIGISTAGQVDSKKGRILYANENIPGYTGMPVREILEREFAVPAAVENDVNAAALGEARFGAGIGRSDFLCITYGTGVGGAIVINGEVYTGGTFSAGEFGGIIVHPEDREAGSPFSGCYEKYASTTALVRMVEKYDGDLDSGRKIFERLSEPGVYALVDVWIDEIVYGLITLIHIFNPSCIILGGGVMAQPHVIRRIREKTQCEIMDSFRGVELLPAGLGNRAGLLGAAWLASGLCEEKNVNPTIWK
- a CDS encoding sugar ABC transporter permease, producing MSEAKVKGAGKISKEARFAWLINIPLIVYLLCVLLVPIIWGIYISFTNKTIGGPAKFIGLRNYVRLLTDKEYLHSIVNTLKFTFFAIALKAVLGTAMALSLNMEFKGRNIVRAILMIPWTLPNIVAVYNWKWIFSTNGGVANYLMRTFGLIDKDLIWFGSAGLAMTAIIISNVWRGTPFFGMSILAKLQTISGDYYEAAQIDGANVWQRFIYITLPEIKEVLLLSTLMSTIWTLNEFESVWLMTGGGPNGSTQVMNVYSYKTAMMQMMLGRGVAVAVIAMPFLFLIINCIAKMMLPDENAGKRKRREKG
- a CDS encoding lactate racemase domain-containing protein translates to MDVTLYQVAAENGKVRVSLPENWHTEYYGMPGDTMPALTLEQIRNRINHPSGGMKTIRELARGRKNAVIIFDDASRGTKLKEIAEFVVEELLAAGIREDNIEFLCALGNHGAMTRSQFVRKLGENIVGRFCVFNHNPYENNVLLGYTPEGVPVEINREFAESDVRIGIGAITPHPLNGFGGGGKLLFPGIASIATTTGNHTKSKYGWMGQQSSPVMRTEIEDMTRMAGEFFKIDVIYNARLDIIGLFAGDPIAEYYEGIQAAAVTYRSRIPDKKDVIVANANAKVNEADLAILNAAAYLKETGGDIVLVNYCPDGQVVHYFSGPFGRKAFGRQWGPMGDEVAHVRRIICLSPYPDQYSTLRFGDVDGKKRVVWVKTWEEAMELLRKDHGEGTEAGIFSDGTIQYFA